The following coding sequences lie in one Paenibacillus durus ATCC 35681 genomic window:
- a CDS encoding TadE/TadG family type IV pilus assembly protein encodes MEDRRRRRGRSQDEGSMVVEAAMVLPVFLLFVLFLIFIVQMTLYSTALQSTVSDTVKEVATHMYPAALAAEKAEQSGATSGEAENETEDQAAAENAGSEAAGADKTPVWTIPRLSVADWAEQYAADLPPPLDEWIRSAAEKGEGPLQELQAEGSEAVLDAAVKPLLRPYIASDMLDYRRIHVSNVIVPKLRDGEKPYFGLQVSYELPMKVPFLNRSIVLEASSVERLWIGDTGEGGSGGQESGGENNSSIAILEKPNPARPNKQGVIRIKIAPNTSANLTVFYKSGKSTAKYLGWKTADENGYIEWEWRIGGKTTPGSWPTFVIETEDGQSAEGQFYVADKPD; translated from the coding sequence ATGGAGGATCGGCGCAGGAGGAGAGGGAGATCTCAAGACGAAGGCAGCATGGTTGTGGAAGCGGCAATGGTGCTGCCGGTATTTTTGCTGTTCGTGCTGTTCCTGATCTTTATCGTACAAATGACGCTGTATTCGACCGCCCTGCAAAGTACAGTGTCCGATACCGTCAAAGAGGTGGCCACTCATATGTACCCTGCCGCTTTGGCGGCGGAGAAGGCGGAACAGTCCGGAGCAACCTCCGGAGAAGCCGAGAACGAGACCGAGGATCAGGCAGCCGCTGAAAATGCAGGCAGCGAAGCAGCTGGCGCGGATAAAACGCCGGTGTGGACCATCCCGCGGCTGTCGGTCGCCGATTGGGCCGAACAATACGCCGCCGATCTGCCTCCGCCGCTTGATGAGTGGATAAGAAGCGCTGCGGAAAAAGGGGAAGGTCCTCTTCAGGAGCTTCAGGCCGAAGGCTCGGAGGCCGTGTTGGACGCCGCTGTCAAACCGCTGCTGAGGCCCTATATCGCTTCGGATATGCTGGATTACAGGCGTATTCATGTCTCGAATGTAATTGTTCCGAAATTAAGAGACGGTGAGAAGCCCTACTTCGGCCTTCAGGTTAGCTACGAGCTGCCAATGAAGGTGCCGTTCCTGAACCGGAGCATTGTGCTGGAGGCCTCCTCCGTCGAGCGGTTATGGATAGGGGATACGGGTGAAGGCGGAAGCGGCGGTCAGGAAAGCGGAGGGGAAAATAACAGCTCCATTGCCATTCTGGAGAAGCCGAATCCTGCAAGGCCGAACAAACAAGGAGTCATCCGGATTAAAATAGCGCCGAATACTTCGGCAAATCTTACGGTCTTCTATAAAAGCGGAAAGAGCACCGCCAAGTATTTGGGGTGGAAGACAGCGGACGAGAATGGCTACATCGAGTGGGAATGGAGGATCGGCGGCAAAACGACGCCGGGCTCATGGCCAACATTCGTCATTGAGACAGAGGATGGTCAATCGGCGGAAGGCCAATTTTACGTAGCGGATAAGCCGGACTGA
- a CDS encoding TadE/TadG family type IV pilus assembly protein has protein sequence MKRRIAALSRCAMRFKRWRRQTEGSVSVFLIMVLAFVFLFSAVLIDYARMAAANVQGERLARAAVRSVMSAYDVELREQYGLFAFGGSDGDELMARVLDDTLRKSGRGDGFNLVNLGLDTSTLEWSRSLGSYDVFRRQINEEMKYKAPVDFALEIAGKFKPLSEAMEEASRTTDLFAKLQPLYDKREAALDRMLEHRRQAAENARKPLTLIKNPSGGGIADSSIGTITNAADIAAQYNDYVNKSYADLNRDPKESPSYTSAINSYLEQSAAVISRLDSLLADWQNNHAPLMSKAGDALKEAEAINEEMREAIRQAKSASAGSGYDSSASWDIPDSDANVTARPNLLEQAELLLLDTVDFRGMENNLTMQEAAYRDAESRASSLSGEINPLSVGLNGNSGAMDAAVTGAAEAVDAYLHDYGNGGAVIGREASGIEEHRGSDNQRKELEREAKTKLGEALKVADALRNLSGGAEEVLERYEMLNQYYEENLEYNRGLREQLPDNPAKNNPYAAESAAMDQMDNLYEALSGVMLASRDRLFQSEYAAQYFPHFDISQLTGIAEGSTEEIGEKLNEQLDPHSQELEYILYGFNQPGLNVGAAYSEIFAARLAIRTMEGFVKKAGLGNPLLVVAAAILYGVTEAVKDMIMLCREGAAPLSEYVPVNLTYRDYLRLFMVLHGSGEAELSRMLALIRLNTGINPGDRSTYVSAETRLGMRLWFLPGIMKLLQHTGAVPGEIDGQTYFKAVKADFAY, from the coding sequence ATGAAAAGACGAATTGCGGCTCTAAGCCGCTGCGCCATGCGGTTTAAACGCTGGAGAAGGCAAACGGAAGGATCGGTATCGGTGTTCCTGATCATGGTGCTGGCCTTTGTGTTTCTTTTCTCCGCAGTACTCATTGATTATGCGCGAATGGCCGCTGCTAATGTGCAGGGTGAACGTCTGGCGCGTGCAGCTGTTCGGTCGGTGATGTCCGCGTACGATGTGGAACTGCGGGAACAATACGGGCTGTTTGCCTTCGGTGGAAGCGATGGAGACGAGCTGATGGCCCGGGTTCTTGATGATACTCTTCGTAAAAGCGGACGAGGGGACGGCTTCAATCTGGTGAACCTCGGTCTTGACACCTCTACGCTGGAATGGAGCCGTTCGCTGGGCAGCTATGATGTATTCCGCCGTCAGATCAACGAGGAAATGAAATACAAGGCGCCGGTTGATTTCGCTCTCGAAATCGCGGGAAAGTTCAAGCCGCTGTCCGAAGCCATGGAGGAAGCTTCGCGTACGACAGACCTGTTCGCCAAGCTGCAGCCGCTTTATGACAAGCGGGAGGCGGCTCTCGACCGGATGCTGGAACATAGGCGGCAAGCTGCGGAAAATGCGCGGAAGCCGCTCACGCTGATTAAGAATCCGTCTGGCGGAGGCATTGCCGATAGTTCCATAGGAACTATAACAAACGCAGCGGATATCGCTGCCCAATATAACGATTATGTGAACAAGTCCTATGCGGATTTAAACAGGGACCCGAAAGAATCGCCGAGCTATACATCGGCTATCAATTCCTATCTAGAGCAATCCGCAGCGGTTATTTCCAGACTGGACAGTCTGCTTGCTGATTGGCAGAATAACCATGCCCCGTTGATGAGCAAGGCAGGCGATGCCCTTAAGGAAGCTGAGGCGATCAACGAAGAAATGAGAGAAGCCATACGGCAGGCCAAGAGCGCGAGTGCAGGAAGCGGCTATGATTCTTCCGCCTCCTGGGATATCCCTGACTCGGATGCGAATGTTACAGCCCGTCCTAACCTGCTGGAGCAAGCGGAGCTGCTGCTGCTTGATACCGTAGACTTCCGAGGCATGGAGAATAATCTGACGATGCAGGAAGCGGCTTATCGGGATGCGGAATCAAGAGCTTCCTCTCTTTCAGGGGAAATTAATCCTTTATCGGTGGGTCTTAACGGCAACAGTGGCGCAATGGATGCGGCGGTGACCGGCGCGGCGGAAGCCGTTGATGCCTATTTGCATGATTACGGAAACGGAGGGGCCGTTATCGGCCGGGAAGCGTCTGGAATCGAGGAGCACAGAGGCTCGGACAACCAGCGTAAAGAACTGGAGAGAGAAGCAAAGACTAAGCTTGGGGAGGCGCTTAAAGTTGCCGACGCTCTTCGCAATCTAAGCGGCGGTGCTGAAGAAGTTCTGGAGCGTTACGAAATGCTGAATCAATATTACGAAGAAAATCTTGAGTATAACCGGGGCCTGCGTGAGCAGTTGCCGGATAATCCTGCAAAGAACAATCCATACGCTGCCGAAAGCGCGGCCATGGATCAAATGGACAATCTTTACGAAGCGCTGAGCGGCGTTATGCTTGCCTCGAGGGACAGACTGTTTCAAAGCGAATATGCGGCGCAGTATTTTCCGCATTTTGATATTTCTCAGCTTACGGGCATTGCCGAAGGCTCCACTGAAGAGATCGGGGAGAAGCTCAATGAACAACTCGATCCGCACAGTCAGGAACTGGAGTACATTCTGTACGGCTTCAATCAGCCGGGATTGAATGTAGGGGCGGCATACAGCGAGATCTTCGCGGCGCGGCTGGCTATTCGTACAATGGAGGGATTTGTGAAAAAAGCGGGGCTGGGCAATCCGCTGCTCGTCGTGGCGGCCGCAATACTGTACGGGGTGACAGAAGCGGTAAAGGATATGATTATGCTCTGCCGGGAGGGTGCAGCCCCTTTGTCCGAATATGTACCCGTTAATCTGACCTACCGTGATTATTTGCGCCTGTTCATGGTGCTGCATGGCTCGGGAGAAGCCGAGCTCTCGCGGATGCTGGCCCTGATCCGGCTAAATACGGGCATTAATCCGGGTGATAGGAGCACCTATGTCTCCGCTGAGACAAGGCTGGGAATGCGTCTGTGGTTTCTGCCTGGCATTATGAAGCTGCTTCAACATACCGGCGCGGTTCCGGGGGAAATTGACGGCCAAACTTATTTCAAGGCGGTTAAAGCGGACTTTGCGTATTGA